The nucleotide sequence ACCTtccaacaacaaacagaaataactgATAATGTGCTGTAAATGTTCAGTAAGCTGTCATATAAGCATGCATGAAATACAgatctttgttttcttatttgacATAAAGCGCAAAGTTACTGGTAGATAAATTAATGTTATGTCTGATTTGAATCTAATATTGTACTGACCAGTCTGTGCAGAATACAACAAAAGAAACTGAGTAATagcttttaaaaattcaacaatgTCCTATACGtccaaaaaaattaatgataGTTTTAAGACAGAACAGTGATTATATAGTAGTACTGGGATATATTTACTGGATATATTACAggtgttgctttaaatgtgctcACCTTTAAAACCTATCCCAAAAAAGTCACCTTTCTGACCCTTTCGGCCTTTTAGACCAGGAATTCCTTGAAATCCCTGCAAGAAAACATGAActcaaataataaatatatctcTGTAGTTACTAAAAACATTTCAATACATTTTAGAAAGCggaatttaattttattttactggtgGTCCTCTTAGTCCGTCCCCTCCTTTCAGTCCTGGGTCCCCCTTAAGTCCTTCTGGTCCAGGTAAACCTGGAGGCCCTGGAAAACCAATTGGACCAGGAGGTCCTACATTCCCCACACCAGACCTACATTCACATTCTCCTGGACAACCTATAGGAGTCAAGGACAGCAAAAATGTACGACTATGAATCAGCATTCATACACAGTACAGTTTACATTCTTATGAACGGCTTTAACCCAAGATGACATCCttagatgtcttgttttgttcactaGCCAAAAGTACTTAATATTCTGTTTTAGAgcagtaaagaaaataaattaactagaaatgtttaaacaaagaaaatattaacatttaagaGACTGGAATAAGagaatatgaaatatttattaaaaaataactcaaCCCAATCAATTATTAAAACAGCAGGTGGTTTATTTTGTAGTGAACACCTAATCAACTGATCAAATAATTGTTGCAGTTTTAATCCTCACTGATATACAGCAATTCATACCCCTGATATTCTTTACCATGCTCCAATCACAACCTATATTGGTTTTTAGTCACTGGCTCCCtataaaatcaagaaaaatgtaatgaccaagtTACATCATAGGGCAGATCCACAATAAGACACCATAGCACCATATTGTCCCAATCAAACAAGTTATTCTAATAGTGCAGGCTTACTTTTTGCTGCTAGACTTTCCAAATGTAGATTAGGAGGCAGAGGCTTCACCTATCAGACTCCACTGCTGTGGAAACAGCAGGGTAtaggaggcagacaccctctacttttaagatgaaGCTGAAAACTTTTGGTTATGATAAAACCTATAGTTTGTGCTGTCTCAAGTGACCCTGAACTATCTCTTATTtgtgctgctataggcctagactgctgagggactttttctctctttcatttatttattctttatacACTGCATGTCATCAACTTTATGTCTTCTCTCATAGTTATTCTTTGCCCTCTGTGTCCTCTCTCTGCCTGTACCTCTCTGCGGGTATCCGTGGCTCCAGAGCGGCATGTGTCTGACCTGCAGTTACTGGCATCACCAGTCTGctcagtgtttattgtttgttgtttctcgAGGCTTATCATTTCCTTCTCCACTCACCCCTGGTCGAGACAGATGGCTGCTGTCCCTGAGTCTGGCTCTGTCGGAGGTTTCTTCCCGTTGAAAGGGAGGTTTTCCTCCCCACTGTCACCAAGTGCTTGCTCAGGGGGGAACTGTCAGTTCTCTCTATAATATTGTCAGGTCTTTTCTATGCAAAGTGCCTTAAAGTAACATGTTTTATGatttggtgctatataaataaaactgaattcatttgAATGGTCTTAGTTCTCATTGCTCTCCATAGAAAGactcatacatacatatactgcacacacacacacaaatgcacaaaatgcatGATCTAAATTCTATCAAGTTCACTGTTCATTTGTTCACCCAGGTTGTTTTTAGATTCTACAGCACCAGTCTTCGCAGCCTTGGCTTGTGTGGTTATTGTGCACAAATAATCACAGATCACCTTTAATTCCGCTGGGGCCTTTGTTTCCAGGAAGTCCTTTGGGTCCAACATCACCAGGGTCTCCAGGGTAACCAGGCTCACAGTAGTAGTCTGTGGGATCAACAAGTCAGTAATACTAActaaaataagctaaaaatgtcagcaagtaattaaatgaaaaatgtaactaAAAACTGAGcacaagttttttaaaatttaaaaaattacctcCGCATCCTAATCAGGTTCAATTATATGGGCCACAACATGTtaagaaacacagacacacaaaacaaaatgtaagtCGTCCTTTgaattaaaatgtacaaaaactcaCAACAAGCCAAACATTATTCAAATAATTCAATTTGTAAGAGACAAATAAGGAAGTGTTGTGTATGATATGCAGAGACAGCAAACATACCTGGACGACCTGGGGGACCTACGACACCTTTAATTCCTGAGGATCCTTTAGTTCCCTTGGGTCCCGGAAACGGATTGATTTCAAAATTGTTGTACCTTCCTGGTTCTCCCTTGTAACCCTTAGGACCAGTGGGGCCTGGTGGGCCAGGCCTACCTACCCCTTCTAGGATGTAGGAGGTAATGTGAAATGTCAAATAATGTAGGATCAAGACTTACAGTTTCCAACTGTACACACATAGAACACTGATGGAggagaaaacaaagattttGGATCAAGGCCTTAATGTAGTACTAAGATTTTTACTAAGATTTACTATAAAGTTTTTACGGCCACACCACTACATCTCTAGTGACAGAGCTGAGACAACACTGACCTGCTCTGCCTGGTGGACCAGGAGGCCCATGCATGCCCATGTACCCAGGTTCTCCTGGGAGTCCAGATGGTCCTGGATATCCACGGTCACCTTTAGCACctgcaacacacagacacagaacaagaaaaaagtcaaaaatactTGGTTATTCTCAAAAGAAGTCATGGCTGTTTCCTATTTTAAAGGAGGGACTGACAATTTTAACAGTCAGTTCATTTTTTTAGAGAAAAGACTGCTGGAAATATGCAAGATGAGAGTGTAAAAGTAGATTGTGCTGCAGGAGTGGTTTGACAAGCTACATGATTTCCAGTGACCACaacttaaaaattaaaaaaaatatattactttTACCCCACAAGTGTAAACAACTCACTGGACTGTAAAGCTATATATACtaaatttcattcaaaaaatatttgcatcattatgttacatatataaataaaaaaaataagagaataGTGTTATCAGTGCCACACATGGCTCAACCAGTAAATGGagtgtagctgctgctgttgtctcACCTCTCACATCACTTCCATTGTGATAGACAGTGTTACCAGGAAGACCTGGATCTCCCTGATAACCCTGTTGGATGCAAGGACATGGATACGGAAACTATAGTTATAAATGGAAATTGATGCTGATGTACAAATTATTTCTATAGTAGAGAAGAGTGACCAAGTCTTGGTGGTGTTGTCCAGTGAATGGAACTGCCCTACCAAGCAACCATAGAAAGCagttattcttctttttcttttttccttttttttacagaacctCTAACCATAAGGCGAATAAGCATGTTGCAAAGATGCCAACAAGCAtgttttttcctgcagaatTCAGATCCATATCATTAATATATAACTAAGGCTGTTAAGTTTCCATTTCAGCAGCTGTTCTGATTTTGACTGTGATggaatatttttacagaaatctATTTGCACCTGACacaattttgtatttattatacAATGCAGATTCATTTGATGTTCAAGCAAACCTCACCTTTGGTCCAGCTCTTCCATAGAGACCTGGAAGTCCTTTTTCTCCACGATAACCCTGAAAATGTATCAGTATATTTAACCTGGAAAAAGTATAGCAATATAAGGGATGGTTTAATAATACGACAGGTTTACCTCAGGTCCGGTCCCTCCATCCCTACcaggaaatcctggaggaccCTAGAGATGGGAATATTAAATTGAAAAACACTGTACGCATGTGTTTATGTAAAGAGATCATGCTGTCGGATATCATTCACCTACCCGATCTCCAGGAAATCCAGGGATTCCCTGCTCTCCTTTAATTCCCGGACTATAGAAATCACCTCTGCcctgataagaaaaaaaatgccagtcATTTAATTATCTCTTTCTCTCAGACACACTTATAGAGTAAAAGGCAAAATAAGACTCACAGTTATTCCCTTTGGTCCACATGGTCCAGGAAAACCTTTGTCTCCCTGAATCAAACACAGAATATTGGGGAGCCATAAGTCAACATAGATAACTTTGATTTCTAATTTTTTTAGtaatatacaccaatcagccacaacatcatgaaaactgacaggcgaagtgaataacattgatcatcttgttataatgcaacgttctgctgggaaaccttgagtcctgacattcatgtggatgtttgacatgtaccacccacctaaacactgcaggtcaagcaacccccccaACCTcaatggcaacagcagtccttgatgtcagtttccaccctcagcaggacaacgCACccagacacaacacaaaaactgttcaggagtggcccagggaacatgacagagctaaagTGTTCACCCGggatccaaatcttactgagcatccgTGGGATGTACCAGGATAAGTCTGATCTAGGCAGGTCcaaccctgcaacccacaggacccacagaattcactgccaccatacTGGTGCCACAAGACATCctcagaggtcctgtgttcatgccccactgggtcagagttgttctagcagcataaaggagaccgaCACAATATCAGGGAGGtgatcataatgttatgcctaaTCAGTGTACATCAATATGCCAATTCTGGTTGGATTAAATATCTTTAATTGGCTGGTGTGAAATACGCAAAgatgtgaattttaaaaaatcagctgtatataaatacagacgGGGCCCCTGTTTTCACCTTGTAACCTTTAGCTGGAAGGAATTCGGGAGGAAATTCTACGATTTCTTCTGCTCCTTGTGGACCAGGTGGGCCCTGTTCACCCTGAAATACAAAATTAAGGAAGTGAATATACTTAATAGAGTTGTATGTTGTTGGATGTTCAATGCATCCATAAGTATGTACATacccactgcacacacacagacacacacacacacacacacacacacagacacacacacacagacacacacagacacacacacacacacacacacacacacacacacacacacacacacacacacacacacacacacacacacacacacacacacacacacacacacacacacacacacacacacacacacacacacacacacacacacacacagagtggatGAAACCTTAGCACAAAGCTGCCGAAGTCCAAAAGGGTTTCTTACATTGTCGCCTTTGTCGCCTGCCAGTGATCCTCCAGGGTCCCCCTACACAAGACTCAAACGTTAAATAAGGGTTTGGCTTTTCATATGAATGTGTTAAATCATGCACTGACTAAGCAGGTGACTCACTCGTGGTCCTCTCACACCTGTAGGTCCTTGAAACCCCTAAATTGaatcacacatacacaagtTTGAGCATAATGAATAGTAGTATACAGGTCTTGTAGTTTAGCCATGGCTTATGTTAGTACAAATGtgataatttcttttttttttttttttttttacctcagacCCAGGAGATCCAGGAGGGCCAATCAGCCCTTTAGGCCCAATAGGTCCATATCTTCCCTGAGTTTAAAAAAGTCACATgttaaacacaggaaatataaaGTGGAAACAGCTTAACTGCAAACAGATTGAGGagaattttaatcatttagtgattggtttatttatttctattgcaTCACAAAGGAATGTTCAACTGGTGTCGCAGTAAGAATAGAAAACATACGGGCAGGCCACGTTCTCCATCTCTCCCACGGTCCCCCTATAAAGTGGAATACAGAAGATGAGAAATGAACAAAAGATATTTACCAACATGGGGTAATAGAAATAATTATGGAACCACATTAACAGGATGGGCTTTTGACTTTAATAAACAAGTCCAATCTGTCACAATCTGAACTTCTCGCCCTGTAGGAGAACTTACAGGAAGTCCTGGAAGAGTAGTACCATACAAAGGTTCTCCTTTAGTTCCTTTAGGTCCAGGTAATCCCTGACAACAAGACACAGCAATGGCTCACATTAGACATTTTGTGAATACCAGTGAATAGAATTAACAGAGGAGATATTTCACAAAACACTAGTCTCACAGAAAACTCATACAGCACACTCTAGCAACACCCAAACTCAGGCCTCAGGTCTATATGTGTAACTACCCCCAAATCTCCATAACCTTAATATTAATTGTGCTTTTTGAATGCCACACTAGTCCATAAATTTGCTAGTGAGATTTCAACCTTACAGTGAGTTTGTATGTAAAAGGTCTGTAAACTTACAAAGCTTCGGGTCCACACCAAAGGGAGTATTTCTCTCCTACAGAAAATACTGCTCCTTACCTGCCTATAACAGCTCATTTGTAGTCTAGGCTTTTCTCACCTATCGCACCATGTAACACAATTGCAGAACACCTGAACACAGTTTTAACCTCCACATTCAAAGACTTTGAGGTGCACTCCATCATGTAGGTTTAAGGCTGTCTCACTGTAAAATCATCAAGGCACTGAAACACACTGTGCACAAACCAAGCATGGATGTACAAGACAGAAATCTGCAGTAGTTTTGTATGTGACAGCATCTGGTTGcttcctgttgttgttatttactgtacatttgttgagttgtttatattttcagtcaaacatcagcaaaaaaattagaGATGTTTCCAAATCTTGGTAGTTTAATAAATTGCATAAACAGCGTAATCAATCAAATTAGTTTTTGAAATAGTGATGTTTCCTAGTAACGTGTGCCACCATGACCGTGTTCATTTTATACTATTTAGAATCCTGACAAactcacacactcaaacactACAGCTGTGCTGCTGGTTAAGTCTGTTAAGGTTTAGTGCTTAGGCCTGACAATAAAGATAGGGCCAGTGTTTCTTTGCCTGTACAAAGATCAGGGGTTCTGCAAGGACATGGATATGGTTATGTATGTAACCGATGTTGCCTCACTTTGATCGGACCAGCTGACCAATCTGAGTAGACTGTTCTTTTAAGAGGGgaccttaaagagacaggagttCAAACTGAGTGTTTCAGACAGAGAGGGAACAAAGTTGATGCAGCAATGTACAGCATGAGAAaaagaatgtgttttttgacattaaagCAGGTACAAAATGATAAACCTGTTATATATAATATTGACTGAAGAgctaaaacatcaaaacaggAATTCGACTCACCGGCGGCCCATGGAGACCATCCAAGCCAGGAAAACCAGGGACTCCTGGTTGACCCCTTGTCCCATTACAGCCATCCACCCCTGGTGAACCAGGCTCACCACCTGCCCCAGTGTGACCCTGAAGAATAAAGGACAGTCACAGTGAAGTACAGTAGCAGAGTAGAGGAAGTTACCATTGTAGTCTTGTTCACTCTTAGTGAAAATGATGAAGAATTAAGGCATACATAATTTGATTAACTAATAAGTAAAAATTTCATAACTTTATAGTGGTGAAGATGAGCGGCTTTTTAAATAACATGAACAGCCGATTAGTAAAGCAACGAGTTAGTGACACTGATGTCTACAGTGAGCCTTAAATGTGTCCACTAGAGGGCACAGCAGTTGCATGTTTCAAACCAGTGCACCATTTCCTGTATTCCATTATGAACAAGAACCAGGCAGTTACACACCTGGGAAATCTACATGACATATTCACAAACACAAGAGTGTCTGATACTGTAATCAAAGACATAATCCAAACTCCTTTTGAAAGTAAAATAAGTAAGAAGCATCTCAGATCCACATTAAGCAGTTCAAGGTTTGGGCAATTGGTGCAGTTCCTTTAGAGTATAACTCACCTCTAATTATTACTGTTAATGCAAGCTGTCCTTTTCTCATTTGCAATTAAATATACGACAACTGTAGTTTACTTACTGGCAAACCGCTCTCACCCAGAAATCCAGGAGGACCAGTAGGGCCCTGGAATgcatcaaaagaagaaaaagggctTGGGTTACTAATTAGAGTTACATTCTGCTATCCACCCTGAACACAGCATTGCTTTTTTCTCTatcattgtcattttaaaatgtttattaatgcACAGTTacatttaataataatgattaacCATACATGTACATGTAGATATTGCCTTGATTTCCTGCAATGTTTCTCACACAACATATACACACAACATGCACATGACCATGAATACTAACACGGTCTCCTTTGGGCCCCTCTGGTCCATGTGATCCTGCTTCTCCCATCCTGCCTTTATCTCCAGGTCGCCCTGCACGTCCCCACGGTCCCATTGATCCCCGTGGACCTCGACTCCCTGGCTTACCTGGAGCTCCCTACAAAGCaaaaatactgtataaaatactgacattttcCTTTAAAGACTAATAACATTATTATGGCttttaatgaacataaaaataatgttgtGCTAAATGCAGTCACAATTTAgagctgtttttattgttaatttcttGGTAATCATTCCTGATTAACAacctgaaccccaaaaccattGGCAGGTTGGAAAGGACATgttactgtaaaagaaaaacaaccaaaatcacaccatttatcagagagaaaaatgcaaaaatggcaagaattgttgaattttcaactttctgaatgTCCATAATTAAAGTCACATCTGTGACCTGCTGTTTCATAAGTccaaaattgtaatattttatcaaaatgtttttattctgtatatcttttttttaaaaaagagccaAAGATAAGCTGTCGTCATtagccagattctgtaaaaaaaaaaatgatgtgctCCTCTCTGCACTCATGAAGCCAGTAGTGACTtagctgtgatcaacagtcatGTTGCAAAAAACTTGGGGACTTTTTGACTAAACTattctgaactgcaggctgtgtttacacagagtatATAGGAGACGAGTATGGAAACATATGGTAACACCTGAGGGCGCTTGGAAAACCGGACATGTTTGTTCCaggttttctccattttttgtaaaataaaaaataaataaagaaaaacaaatgcttcTTTTTCGTTTTATTGATTTATGGTATTTAAATGTTGTTGTGCTGCACAAAGCACGTTTGAGATCACTAAACTTCTAATCATGGTTCTGCTGATTTCAGAGAGGTGCAGGTTCTTTATGTTGCAGTAAATACAGTCCACCGTAAGCAAAAGTGTGTCAGTaggaaaaaaatcttcaaaaatttGTTTAGGTTCAGATAGTTCAGACACAGAACAGATAAGCTATCCTAAAATTTAGGACAAAACAAGCAGTATGTGCATAATAACTtagtactgaaaaaaataaagtaaaaatgtaagaagatCAGAAAAGTTATCTGGAGAGCAGTTTGGTATGGTTTGGAAACTCATAACATGAGATAAAAAGGTTCATACCCGAGCACCTTTGGCAGGAAGACACTGACAAACAGAGCAGTCTCTGCCTTCACATGGGCCGTCGATCCCTCCCTGAAGTAACAAACACGGAGCAGATGACAGTGAGGACCCAGCATCAGCAGCTGGAGCATATAAGGCTGCAGTTTGGGTTTATTTACCATTCCTGAATATTTAACAGCTTTGAGAATTGGTCTTGAGAACTTGCAGATTTCCCTGCGGAGACTTGATAGTCCTGATTAGAAAGCTTCAAACAAATCAGCGTTCCCATATAGACTTGGGTAAATAATGAGCACTCTGACCTTGATGAGAATTATTTCCGTAATGTATTGACATTCTGCTGAAAAGCCGTTCTGTGAGTCCACACCTCCAAAGTATTCCCATcaatctgtgtgtgcatgtgtatgtatgtgtgtgtgtttgggttctGGATGTTTCTCGCTGCAGGGATATCTGTGTCACAAACATTTAGTCGTGTTTTCTCAAAACTTACTAAATATTTAGAGGAGTTTGTGCCGGTACCATTGAGGTTAACTGCACATCTGTTGATAAACGTGTCCTACTGGCTGTTTCAGTCCAAACCTTCATGGGAATCTCTCCATTAGTCTGAACAAACATAGAAGAGTTTGCTATGTCTTTAGTGCACTGCTCAGGTTCAGTGTATTAACACAGCGAGGAGTGGAAACACTAGTAGGCCTCCATTGCTATATGTTAAACTTGTTAAATAAGTAGCATAGTAAGCAGCGTATAGCTTGTTTCAGAAATAAACCTTGAAAACAGTGGCATACTCTTAAGTCTATGATGATATTGTAATATCTTTTTGAAATTAAGGTCAAGTCAGACTAAATTAAATATCTCTATTACAATATAATTACTTGCATAtcctaaaaaatataattaaattaaaagtacatataactaaatatataaaatagaaatatttgtgTATGCATCACAGTTGTCTGTCTTGCTGTGCTTGGTTACAGTTGCTAAGCTAGGATTGGACAATCATGACTGGCTTTTGTATGACAGCTGACAGCACAAGGAAATGTAGTTTGTTAAATGTGTCTGGATCAGACATTATTTCAAca is from Amphiprion ocellaris isolate individual 3 ecotype Okinawa chromosome 10, ASM2253959v1, whole genome shotgun sequence and encodes:
- the LOC111572760 gene encoding collagen alpha-4(IV) chain-like; translation: MKSSATAVTLCPLWWILVLAVFVQQLSAGGIDGPCEGRDCSVCQCLPAKGARGAPGKPGSRGPRGSMGPWGRAGRPGDKGRMGEAGSHGPEGPKGDRGPTGPPGFLGESGLPGHTGAGGEPGSPGVDGCNGTRGQPGVPGFPGLDGLHGPPGLPGPKGTKGEPLYGTTLPGLPGDRGRDGERGLPGRYGPIGPKGLIGPPGSPGSEGFQGPTGVRGPRGDPGGSLAGDKGDNGEQGPPGPQGAEEIVEFPPEFLPAKGYKGDKGFPGPCGPKGITGRGDFYSPGIKGEQGIPGFPGDRGPPGFPGRDGGTGPEGYRGEKGLPGLYGRAGPKGYQGDPGLPGNTVYHNGSDVRGAKGDRGYPGPSGLPGEPGYMGMHGPPGPPGRAEGVGRPGPPGPTGPKGYKGEPGRYNNFEINPFPGPKGTKGSSGIKGVVGPPGRPGMFAVSAYHTQHFLICLLQIELFE